In a single window of the Octopus sinensis linkage group LG1, ASM634580v1, whole genome shotgun sequence genome:
- the LOC115214191 gene encoding zinc finger protein 708-like, which translates to MDEKSEHETTESSNQTQENAEVKPHPCDKCGKLFTTSNLLSCHKCADAGKEIHSCDICGKIFSESSSLASHECIPTGEKPYHCDICGKSFSQSSNFSRHKHIHTGRKPYHCDICGKNFSQKDSFSRHIRVHTGEKPYHCDDCGKAFSENGHLVAHKRTHTREKPYRCDVCGKAFSVTSNLVTHKRIHTGEKPYHCDVCGKSFSISSTLASHKRIHTGKRPYYCDICGKTYSGSFELTRHKRIHTEERPYDCDICGKTCSGSANLSRHVRIHTGVRPYHCDICGKTFSQNSHFARHKRIHTGEKPYHCDICDETFSRSDNLTKHKRTHTGEKP; encoded by the coding sequence atggatgAAAAATCAGAACATGAAACTACTGAGTCATCTAATCAAACACAGGAAAATGCAGAAGTGAAACCACACCCTTGTGATAAATGTGGAAAGTTATTCACTACAAGTAATTTGTTGTCCTGCCATAAATGTGCTGATGCAGGAAAAGAAATTCactcctgtgatatctgtggtaaaatatTCTCAGAAAGTAGTTCTTTAGCTTCCCATGAGTGTATTcccacaggtgagaaaccataccactgtgatatttgtggtaaatcattctctcaaagtagtaatTTCTCtcgacacaaacatattcatacaggaagaaaaccataccactgtgatatttgtggtaaaaattTCTCCCAGAAAGATAGTTTCTCTCGACACATAcgtgttcacacaggagagaaaccataccattgtgatgACTGCGGTAAAGCTTTTTCTGAGAATGGTCACTTAGTTGcccacaaacgcactcacaccaGAGAGAAACCATAccgttgtgatgtctgtggtaaggCATTCTCTGTAACCAGTAATTTAGTGacccataaacgtattcatacaggggaaaaaccatatcattgtgatgtctgtggcaaatcattctccaTATCTAGTACTTTAGCTTCCCataaacgcattcacacaggaaAAAGACCGTattactgtgatatttgtggtaagacATACTCTGGGAGTTTTGAGTTGACTcgtcacaaacgcattcacacagaaGAGAGACCTTatgactgtgatatttgtggtaaaacatgtTCCGGAAGCGCTAATTTGTCTCGCCACGTTCGTATTCACACAGGAGTAagaccataccactgtgatatttgtggtaaaacattctcacAAAACAGTCATTTTGctcgacacaaacgtattcatacaggtgaaaagccataccactgtgatatctgtgatgaaACATTTTCTCGAAGTGATAatttaactaaacataaacgtacccacacaggagagaaaccataa
- the LOC115210618 gene encoding zinc finger protein 271-like produces MDGKAEPENIDSYNKAHENREVKPHPCDICGKLFSTGNLLFCHKCINTSKKLHQYDICGKTFSRSDNLSTHKRIHSGEKPYSCDICGKMYSGSCDLLTHKLIHTGERPYQCTICEETFSSKRHLSCHIRIHTGERPYHCDIWKNILSNHSEEKPYYFDICDETYSGSAELSCHKCIHTEEIPYCCDICNETFSTKFNLSRHVRIHTE; encoded by the exons ATGGATGGAAAAGCTGAGCCTGAAAATATTGATTCATATAATAAGGCACATGAAAACAGAGAAGTGAAACCTCACCCTTGTGATATATGTGGAAAGTTATTCAGTACAGGCAATTTGTTATTTTGCCATAAATGTATTAATACAAGCAAAAAACTACATCAGtatgatatctgtggtaaaacattctctcggAGTG ACAATCTATCTACCCACAAACGCATCCATAGTGGGGAGAAACCATacagttgtgatatctgtggtaaaatgtaTTCAGGAAGTTGTGATTTATTGACccacaaacttattcatacaggagaaagaccATATCAGTGTACTATTTGTGAGGAAACATTTTCTTCAAAACGTCATTTATCTTGCCACATACGCATTCACACTGGCGAAAGACCATACCATTGCGATATCTGGAaaaacattctctcaaa TCACTCTGAAGAGAAACCATACTACTTTGATATCTGTGATGAAACATATTCTGGAAGTGCTGAATTATCCTGCCACAAATGTATTCACACAGAAGAAATACCATACTGCTGTGATATCTGTAATGAAACATTTTCAACAAAGTTTAATTTATCTCGCCATGTACGTATTCacacagaataa